A portion of the uncultured Bacteroides sp. genome contains these proteins:
- a CDS encoding TonB-dependent receptor, producing the protein MRKSRLRFLLLSIMLVVIGYISAQNQSNIIEIKGTVVDINNEPVIGASVIGETASNGTVTDLDGTFVIKARLGAEITISYVGCVTQKIRVNERNIHVVLKENSNLLTETVVIGYASMKKKLVTGATLQISGNKLQELHTINPLSALQSLAPGVQITKTSGQPGSGFKVYIRGMGTVGDANPLYIIDNMPGDITTLNPADIESIDVLKDAASSAIYGARAANGVVLITTKRGKTGKARISYDGYYGIQNVLKKPYYLDARASAFLANEGYFNSHGISYDFPNLVPNWDKIVSGEWNGTNWFDEITNKNAPIQSHTMSLSGGTDKSNYFTSFSFSREEGILGKPAVPTNDKFTFRLNTDQVVFTSGGRDIIKIGETVNYTYGRRTGIINDSGRTTNYLSMAMNGSPLMPLHDANGNYHGPIALSPLSPNPIALLDYNSNNEAKSHVLTANGYVTVEPIKGLTYRGSFGMSVTGNSGRKYIPTYNLAPEYQKTEDEITQDMSLGIQRWILENTLNYKLKLKDVHNIDFLVGMSAERGGMGESLYGYNTNSIFSDFDHAYLTNAPSIDATTTRMGGSPWDKTGILSYFGRIIYDYKEKYMLTVLARTDGSSAFAPGKRWGTFPSVSAGWVVSSEDFMKPLDNVINFFKLRASWGQNGNQSIGLYQYLAKIRVGGANAGDYPGVEYSYYYPGIDKNKYTVASYPINIPNPDITWETSEQINIGFDARFLRSRLGVNFDFYNKTTKDWLVAAPTLASFGALSPDINGGNVRNRGIEIGLTWNDNIADFEYDVNVNYAFNRNEVTRINNNERIIHGAIKVPSDQAPEFYRAQVGYPIGYFWGVKTEGIFQNQDEIDNYVNSKGKRIMPNARPGDPIYVNQNDDAVIDDNDRVFIGDPNPDGTFSISLGSRYRNFDFRLSASGVYGNQILGGAHDPFDRWHGEGTSNKWPRLGNTSYPNIISDINIQNGDYLRLNDLTLGYDFSKLFKSQLTQLRVYATVQNLFTLTSYKGLDPEIGHGIDNWSSGIDLGYYPKPRTVLFGISIKL; encoded by the coding sequence ATGAGAAAATCTAGATTGAGATTTTTATTATTAAGCATCATGCTAGTGGTGATTGGTTATATATCTGCTCAAAACCAATCTAATATTATTGAAATAAAAGGGACGGTTGTTGATATTAACAACGAACCTGTAATCGGAGCGTCTGTGATAGGTGAGACAGCTTCAAACGGGACTGTAACCGATTTGGATGGGACGTTTGTAATTAAGGCAAGATTAGGAGCTGAGATTACAATATCTTATGTCGGATGTGTAACTCAGAAAATAAGGGTTAATGAGAGAAATATACATGTTGTACTAAAAGAGAATAGTAATCTTCTGACAGAAACCGTAGTTATCGGGTATGCAAGCATGAAGAAAAAGCTTGTAACAGGAGCTACTTTACAGATTTCCGGTAATAAACTTCAGGAATTGCATACTATTAACCCTTTATCTGCCTTACAGAGTTTGGCACCGGGGGTTCAGATCACAAAAACATCGGGGCAACCCGGATCTGGCTTTAAAGTCTATATTCGAGGTATGGGTACTGTTGGTGATGCTAATCCGTTGTACATAATCGATAACATGCCGGGAGATATTACTACATTGAATCCTGCCGATATTGAGTCTATCGATGTGCTTAAGGATGCAGCTTCTTCCGCAATTTACGGAGCTCGCGCAGCAAACGGGGTGGTACTTATTACTACAAAGAGAGGAAAAACGGGTAAGGCCAGAATTTCTTATGATGGATATTATGGCATACAAAACGTGTTGAAAAAACCTTATTATTTAGATGCCAGAGCTTCTGCATTTCTGGCAAATGAAGGATATTTCAATTCTCATGGCATTAGTTATGATTTTCCCAATCTTGTGCCTAATTGGGATAAAATTGTATCTGGAGAGTGGAATGGAACTAACTGGTTCGATGAAATAACGAACAAAAATGCTCCGATACAGAGCCATACAATGTCGCTCTCGGGGGGGACGGATAAATCTAATTATTTTACAAGTTTCTCTTTTTCTCGTGAAGAAGGAATTCTGGGAAAGCCAGCTGTACCTACAAATGATAAATTTACATTCCGTCTCAATACCGATCAGGTAGTATTTACTTCAGGTGGTCGCGATATTATCAAAATAGGAGAAACGGTTAACTATACTTATGGACGAAGAACAGGCATCATTAACGATAGTGGGCGTACGACCAATTATTTAAGTATGGCAATGAATGGTAGCCCATTGATGCCTTTGCACGATGCTAATGGTAATTATCACGGTCCTATAGCATTGTCTCCGTTGTCTCCTAATCCAATAGCTTTGCTGGATTATAATAGCAACAATGAAGCAAAATCACATGTTTTGACTGCTAATGGCTATGTTACAGTGGAGCCAATAAAAGGTTTGACTTATCGTGGCAGTTTTGGAATGAGTGTAACAGGTAATTCCGGTAGAAAATATATTCCTACCTATAATCTTGCACCTGAATACCAGAAAACAGAAGATGAGATCACGCAAGATATGTCGCTGGGAATACAGCGTTGGATACTGGAAAATACGCTAAATTATAAGTTGAAACTTAAAGATGTTCATAATATTGATTTTTTAGTCGGCATGTCTGCCGAGCGTGGTGGAATGGGCGAAAGTCTTTATGGATATAATACGAACTCCATTTTCTCGGATTTTGATCATGCGTATCTTACTAATGCACCATCAATAGATGCTACAACTACACGCATGGGAGGTTCTCCTTGGGATAAAACAGGAATACTCTCTTATTTCGGACGTATAATTTACGATTACAAAGAAAAATACATGTTGACAGTTCTGGCACGCACCGATGGCTCTTCGGCGTTTGCGCCCGGTAAAAGATGGGGAACATTCCCCTCAGTGTCTGCCGGATGGGTTGTTTCAAGTGAGGATTTTATGAAACCGTTGGATAATGTGATCAATTTCTTTAAACTAAGGGCAAGTTGGGGACAAAATGGTAACCAATCTATAGGACTATACCAATATCTGGCAAAAATCAGAGTGGGAGGAGCAAATGCGGGTGATTATCCGGGAGTAGAATATAGTTATTATTATCCGGGAATAGATAAGAATAAATATACGGTTGCATCCTATCCCATCAATATTCCAAATCCCGATATTACATGGGAAACATCGGAGCAAATTAACATCGGATTCGATGCTAGATTCTTAAGATCTCGGCTCGGTGTCAATTTTGATTTTTATAACAAAACTACTAAAGATTGGTTGGTTGCAGCTCCGACATTGGCATCGTTTGGAGCTCTTAGTCCTGATATCAATGGCGGTAATGTAAGGAATCGTGGAATAGAAATCGGTTTGACTTGGAATGATAATATTGCTGACTTCGAATACGATGTAAACGTTAACTATGCATTTAATAGAAATGAGGTGACTCGTATTAATAACAATGAACGAATTATTCACGGGGCCATTAAAGTACCCTCAGATCAGGCACCTGAGTTCTACCGTGCACAAGTCGGTTATCCAATTGGTTATTTTTGGGGTGTAAAGACTGAAGGCATTTTCCAGAATCAAGATGAAATAGACAATTATGTAAATTCTAAGGGCAAAAGAATAATGCCTAATGCACGCCCGGGAGATCCAATATATGTAAATCAAAATGATGATGCGGTTATTGATGATAACGACCGCGTATTTATTGGAGATCCTAATCCTGATGGAACGTTTTCCATATCGTTGGGTAGTAGGTATCGAAATTTTGATTTTAGACTTTCGGCTTCAGGTGTCTATGGCAATCAAATACTGGGAGGAGCTCACGATCCGTTCGATCGTTGGCATGGTGAAGGCACTTCTAATAAGTGGCCAAGATTGGGTAATACCTCATACCCCAACATTATATCTGACATAAACATTCAAAATGGAGATTATTTAAGACTAAATGACTTGACGCTAGGTTATGACTTTAGCAAATTATTTAAGTCACAGCTTACTCAATTAAGAGTGTATGCGACGGTGCAAAATCTATTTACCTTGACTTCATATAAAGGCTTGGATCCTGAAATTGGGCATGGAATAGATAATTGGTCAAGTGGGATCGATTTGGGGTATTATCCTAAACCTCGTACCGTTCTGTTTGGAATAAGTATAAAGCTTTGA
- a CDS encoding family 78 glycoside hydrolase catalytic domain, with translation MKNLVKVATVCIFIFTSCMTNKPALTSDMRCEYLKSPINLDAQNPRFTWTYELGGDRVPRQTAYKLDIALSKKAMEQNEFFWSSGKISGNTTKSEYGGKQKLQSHSKYYWRIISWDERGKSRASAIDSFEMAKIQMSDWSAKWITDKNDKAFGAAPMFRKSFNIKKDILSAKVTISAAAYYKLYVNGVVPNKEKLDPGYTHYDKRNLYTTIDVTNLLQKGENVVATVLGNGFYNEDAPVATWDFEKAGWRDRAKMIMEIYVKYADGTTSIVSTDGTWKTSIGPHIYNNIYSGEIYDARKEIPNWNKSQFDDTKWDHAVLAQAPSQQLVSQTMPPIRITKEYPAVSMRAFGDTVFVFDMGVNLTGVCNIKLKGERGTKVTLTHGELLKENGRIEMRNLDIYYKPMKDVEFQTDTYFMKGEGEESFTPEFTYHGFRYVEVKADRPIELKKEDISALFMHTDLEKVGNFSCSNDLLNKIWKATIQSYLSNLYSIPTDCPQREKNGWTADGHIMIDFALLNFDGIKFYEKWMDDFIDNQKQEGNISGIIPSSGWGYDDWIGPVWDAALFIIPDALERYYGDAKTIHKVYHTCEKYLKYLKNRENEDGTVTYGIGDWVYYNTQTPTDYTTTCFYYWDNVLMSRFAEVTGHPSEVYKRKAEELKDLINKKYFNRSSCSYANGSQTALAIALALELVPKEYEARVAEHLNRKIVENNYHLDFGVLGSKYVPRMLSKYGYAETAYKMATQETAPSWGNWIKLGFTTLAETWVLSPEFRDASVNHVFLGDISAWMLNTLAGINYDDKNRGFEKIIIKPDYVRDLSWVKGEYKSVKGLIKSEWKRNGDKIKLLVTIPANVTATIYTDKVVEVGSGYYEFVFKK, from the coding sequence ATGAAAAACTTAGTAAAAGTGGCGACTGTGTGTATTTTTATTTTCACGTCGTGTATGACGAATAAACCTGCATTGACTTCTGATATGCGTTGCGAATATCTGAAATCACCAATTAATCTTGATGCTCAAAATCCAAGATTCACATGGACATATGAGTTGGGGGGCGATAGAGTCCCAAGACAAACGGCCTATAAATTGGATATAGCTCTTTCTAAGAAAGCAATGGAACAGAATGAATTTTTCTGGTCTTCCGGTAAGATATCCGGTAATACAACTAAGAGTGAATATGGGGGAAAACAAAAATTGCAAAGTCATTCAAAATATTATTGGAGGATAATTTCTTGGGATGAGAGAGGGAAGTCACGGGCTTCCGCTATAGACAGCTTTGAAATGGCTAAAATACAGATGTCGGACTGGTCTGCTAAATGGATAACGGATAAAAATGATAAGGCATTTGGCGCGGCTCCAATGTTTAGGAAATCATTTAATATAAAGAAGGATATTTTATCGGCCAAAGTAACTATCAGTGCTGCTGCTTATTATAAATTGTATGTCAATGGGGTAGTGCCTAATAAAGAAAAACTTGATCCAGGATATACTCATTACGATAAACGAAATCTATATACCACTATTGATGTGACTAACTTGCTTCAAAAGGGAGAAAATGTTGTTGCTACTGTTTTAGGTAATGGTTTTTACAACGAGGATGCACCTGTGGCTACGTGGGATTTCGAAAAGGCAGGATGGCGCGACAGGGCAAAGATGATAATGGAAATTTATGTAAAATATGCAGATGGGACAACATCAATAGTATCTACCGATGGTACATGGAAGACCTCGATTGGACCACATATATATAATAACATATATAGCGGGGAAATATATGATGCACGGAAAGAAATTCCCAATTGGAATAAATCTCAATTTGATGATACGAAATGGGATCATGCTGTGTTGGCACAAGCTCCTTCGCAACAATTAGTATCACAAACAATGCCGCCAATAAGAATTACAAAAGAGTATCCGGCTGTTTCTATGCGAGCTTTTGGCGATACTGTTTTTGTTTTTGATATGGGAGTGAATCTGACAGGTGTGTGTAACATCAAATTGAAAGGAGAAAGAGGCACAAAAGTGACTCTGACTCATGGAGAATTACTCAAAGAGAATGGACGTATAGAAATGAGAAACTTGGATATTTATTATAAACCCATGAAAGATGTTGAATTCCAGACGGATACTTATTTTATGAAAGGTGAAGGAGAAGAATCATTCACGCCGGAGTTTACTTATCATGGATTTCGCTATGTGGAGGTTAAGGCTGATCGTCCGATTGAACTAAAGAAGGAAGATATCTCAGCGCTCTTTATGCATACTGATCTTGAAAAAGTCGGAAACTTTAGTTGCTCGAATGATTTGCTAAATAAAATATGGAAAGCTACTATTCAATCTTACTTGTCTAATCTTTATAGTATACCTACTGATTGTCCACAGCGGGAAAAGAACGGGTGGACAGCCGATGGACATATTATGATAGACTTTGCTTTATTAAATTTTGATGGAATTAAATTTTATGAAAAATGGATGGACGATTTTATAGACAATCAAAAACAAGAGGGAAATATTTCCGGGATAATCCCAAGCTCTGGTTGGGGGTATGATGACTGGATTGGTCCGGTATGGGATGCGGCTTTGTTTATTATTCCTGATGCGTTGGAGAGATATTACGGAGATGCAAAAACGATACATAAAGTATATCATACTTGTGAGAAATATCTTAAGTATCTGAAGAATAGAGAAAATGAAGACGGTACAGTCACTTATGGAATTGGTGACTGGGTATACTACAATACACAAACGCCAACGGACTATACCACAACTTGTTTCTATTATTGGGATAATGTGTTGATGTCTCGCTTTGCTGAAGTTACGGGGCACCCGAGCGAGGTGTATAAGCGGAAAGCCGAAGAATTGAAAGATTTAATAAACAAAAAATATTTCAATAGATCGTCTTGCTCGTATGCAAATGGCTCACAAACAGCTTTGGCTATAGCTCTTGCGTTAGAACTTGTGCCGAAAGAATATGAGGCAAGGGTTGCTGAACATCTGAATCGAAAAATAGTAGAAAATAATTATCATCTCGACTTTGGTGTTTTAGGTAGTAAATATGTTCCCAGAATGCTATCGAAATACGGATATGCTGAAACGGCTTACAAAATGGCTACACAGGAAACCGCACCTTCATGGGGTAATTGGATAAAACTTGGATTTACAACATTGGCTGAAACTTGGGTTTTATCACCGGAATTTCGCGATGCATCGGTCAACCATGTGTTTCTGGGGGACATAAGCGCATGGATGCTGAACACGTTGGCTGGCATTAATTATGATGATAAGAACAGAGGATTTGAGAAGATAATTATAAAACCCGATTATGTGAGAGATCTTTCGTGGGTGAAAGGTGAATATAAATCGGTTAAAGGATTGATCAAATCTGAATGGAAAAGAAATGGTGATAAAATAAAACTATTGGTTACTATTCCTGCAAATGTGACAGCAACAATCTATACTGATAAAGTAGTCGAAGTTGGAAGTGGTTATTATGAATTTGTATTTAAAAAATAA